The Maledivibacter sp. genome segment GGGAGTTTTAAATTTTCTATGAATAATGTGGGTTATGATGAGGTGATATTGAGTTGAGGTCACTATTTGGAAAAATGTTTATTATATATATAGTTGTAATTTTGATTAGCTTTATAGCATTGATATCCATTTTATCCACTACATTTGAAGATTATTTTATGAGCCAAAAAGAAAAATCATTGATTGGGCAGTGTGAAAAAATTCAGAAGCAATATTCTCTGGTTTATGAAAAAGGACCAAGGTATATCGATAGCTTGAAGGATGAAATGGAAGCTTTGGATAAATATCTGGATGCTCGAATATGGTGGGTGAATAGAAGTGGAGAGATTTATGTTGATCCAGAGTTGGAAAATACTACATGGTTGGGAGAAAAACTGCCCTATGAAGAAATAGAAGAAGTATTTAAGGGATATATCATAAAAAGAAAGGGTAGATTTAGGAATTATTTCGAAGAGCCTGTACTAACTATTGGATATCCAATTATAATTGATAATAAAGTTGTTTTAGCATTATTTATGCATTCTTCAATTCCAGAAATTAAAAGAACAGTGTCAGATGTCTACAGGATAGCCATAACTGGTCTAATCTTTTCAATATTGATAGCGTGTATAGCAGCATTTTTCTTGTCCAAGAATTTGAATAAGGATATTAAAAATCTAAATGAGGCCGTTAGGTTTGTTTCAAAGGGTAATTTTGAAAAACGGTTGACTATTAGGAGAAAGGATGAGCTAGGACAGCTGGCAGAGAATTTTAATTGTATGGCTGTGGAGCTAAATAAATTAGAGGAGCTAAGAAGAACCTTTATATCAAATTTATCCCATGATATTCGTTCGCCCCTTACTTCTATTAAGGGCTTTCTACAGGCGATTCTCGATGGAACTATTCCTAAAGACAAGCAGGATAACTACTTAAGAATCGCTTTAAGGGAAAGTGAAAGATTAACTAAGATGACTAATGATATCTTGGATTTATCTAAAATGGAGGGTGGCCAGCTGGAGCTTTGTAGAACGGAGTTTAGCATAAATAGTTTATTGATTAATGAAATAGAAAAGCATGAAACTAGGTTATTAGATAAAAATATACATGTAGAATTTGATTTGTTTGAGGGAAATGATTTAGTTAATGGGGATATAGAACAGATTACGAGGGTTGTATACAATCTCGTTGACAATGCCATTAAATTTGTAGATCAAAGTGGTAAAATCAGTTTTAGAACGGTACTTAGAAAAGATAAAGTTCATGTGTCAATAAAAAATACAGGGAATATAATTAATGGGGATGAGATGATATATATATGGCATAGATTCCATAAGTCTGATAAATCAAGGGGGGAAGACAGGAGGGGTTCAGGTCTGGGATTGTCCATAGTAAAGGCTATCATTAAAAACCATGGAGAAGATATAACTGTAAAGAGTAGTAAAGAACAAGGGACGGTTTTCACTTTCACATTGACCACAAAGTAAGGCAGATTTAAAAAATAAACTGATCATCTTACTCGTATTTTTGATTATTTTTATCCATACTCAATCACTTGCATACAGTGAGTAGGACTGTGGCCGAGTGCCTATAAAATAATCAAAATTACTTCGTAAGCTGACTTGTTTATATTCTTCATATTCCTAATATAACTAAAATGAATTTGTTTACAAACTATTCATATTTTCTTAAACTTTATTATTTATTATATAAATATAGAACCCAAGGGTTAAGGAGGTATATATATGTTTAAGGATAAAAATGAATTTCTAAGTGATTGTAAAGAGATAGTTGAAGTAAGAACTACGCCTATTAAGAAAAGGAGATCATTTAAAAATATCTTGATATTTGGGATTATTTTTTCAATGGTAGGGGGTTTTTCAGTAGGTGCAGGTTATAAATTTAGTGAAAGCTACTTATGGAAGTATGATCAAGACAATGAGGTCGTAAAGGAGAATAAGCAGACAGAAATTATCGATTCCTCACTGGTACAAAGGGTAAATTATAATAGGACTAGTTCATCTATAGCTGATATTGCCCAGGAGGTAGGACCTTCAATAGTAGCTATCACAAGTAAGGTTAAAGTAAGGGATTGGTTTGATAATCAATACCTTCAGGAGGGTCAAGGGTCAGGGGTTATATTTGAAGTAGGCGATAAGGATGTTATGATTGTAACAAATGAGCATGTTGTAAATGGGGCGGCAGAAGTAATGGTTACTTTATATGATAATAAGAAGGTACCAGCTTCCATAATTGGAATTGATTCAGAAACAGACCTAGCCGTATTGAAGATAGATAAAAAACATATACCAAAAGAAATATTAGGAAAAGTTATGGCTGCAAAATTTGGAGATTCCGAAGCTTTAAGGGTTGGGGAAACAGCTATAGCTATGGGAAATCCAATGGGATATAACGATACAGTAACAGTTGGAGTTATCAGTGCTTTGAACAGGGAATTACAGCTTCCCGATAAGAAGCTAAAGCTAGTTCAAACCGATGCAGCCATAAACCCAGGAAATAGCGGAGGAGCCCTTGTGAATAGTAATGGAGAAGTTGTTGGAATAAATACCATTAAGATTGCCGATACAAAGGTTGAGGGAATAGGATTTGCTATACCAATCAATTCAGTTAAGCCTATTATTAATGAACTTGCGAAGAAGGGTTCTATATCAAGACCATTTCTTGGAATAGTAGGAAAGGATATTGATCAAAGTACATCTGAGCTTTATGAATTACCTATAGGTATATTTATTGCCGATGTAATGGAAAAAAGTGCTGCAGATGTGGCTGGGATTAAAAGAGGCGATGTAATAATTGAATTTGAAGGCGAAAAAATATTTTCAATGGAGCAGTTAAGTAAGTTGATAAAAGAGAGAAAAGTTGGAGATCAGGTTACTATAAAAATTATTAGAAATGGTAAAGAGAAAAAAGAATTGAAGGCAGTTCTACAAGAAAAAAGCTAGAGATATTATTTATAAATCAAGGGCTTCTATTATCACATAGAAGGCATATAAAATCAAAAAATATTTTATATAAAAGCTTATAAATATTCAAAAAAATGTTGATTTTAATAGTAAATTTATGTTAGAATCAATTTTATAAAACTTAATATTCTGGTTGAAGATAGTGGAAGTAGTAATTATGACCGTTATTGGACAGACCTCTGGAGAGACTCGTCTGAGCACCGAAGGGGAAAACCAAAGAAAGTATTGGTGAAACTCTCAGGTAAAAGGACAGGGGAAATATATGAAGGATTTTTATAAAAGTTTTTGTTATTAAATAGAAGCTTTATAAATAGAGCAAATTGCATAATTACTTTCTATAAAAACCATCTACTACATGTAGTTTTAAAATCCTCAAAGCTATACCATATATATTATGCAATTCTGCCAAGTAGGAGTTATGCAATTTCCTCAATTAAGATTCTTTATAGAGATTCCAGTCAAAACTTTAATTTATACATATCAAAAATCCCCAGAAACATCGGATATTTTCCTATATATAAATTAAGATTTACTTGGAACTCTCTTTAATTGAAATATATTTTCCAGAGACTATATCGTTATGATTTAGTCTCTTTTTATGTTTGAAAGTAAAGGTTGTGATTAAAAAAAAGGAGAGGATCTGAATGAAAGCAGTTATTACTGTTATAGGAAAGGACAAAATTGGTATTATATCTGAAGTTACGTCGGTATTGGCGGAGAAGAATGCTAATGTTTTAGATATAAGTCAAACTATATTGCAGGATTATTTTACTATGATAATGATTGTGGAGCTTGAAAAAATGGATATTCACTTTATGGAGTTAAAGGAGAAGCTTGAGATTGTGGGCAAAAAAATAGGAATGTCAGTCAAGATACAGCATGAAGATATATTTAATGCCATGCATAAAATTTAATGCCAGGAGATGAAATACTATGAGTAAGTTCAATAATATAATGGAAACCATAAAAATGATTGAGAAGGAAAAGCTTGATATCAGAACCATTACTATGGGAATATCACTATTAGATTGCTGCGATCCAGATGGGAAAAAGGCTAGAAGAAAAATATACGATAAAATAGTTAGATATGCCGAGAAATTAGTAGAGACTGGAGAAATCATTGAAACTAAATATGGTATACCCATAATAAATAAAAGAATATCTGTAACACCTATCTCCCTTATTGCAGGGGCAAGTAGTGATGATAACTATGTTGAGTTTGCAAAGACCCTTGATAAAGCTGCAAAGGCTGTAGGAGTTAATTTCATAGGAGGATTTTCAGCCCTTGTGCAAAAAGGCTATTCCAAGGGCGATAGGATACTGATAGATTCCATACCCCAGGCCCTTGCCGAGACGGAAAGAGTATGTTCTTCCGTAAATATTGGAGATACTAAATCGGGAATAAATATGGATGCCGTAAGGGATATGGGGGAAATAATTAAAAAAACTGCCTATTTGACCAGGAAAAATGATAGTATAGGCTGTGCAAAGCTCGTTGTTTTTGCCAATGCAGTGGAGGATAATCCCTTTATGGCGGGAGCGTTCCATGGAGTTGGGGAAGCTGAGTGCATAATAAATGTTGGAGTAAGTGGGCCAGGAGTAGTTAAGGCAGCCCTTGAGAAGGTAAGGGGTGAGAGCTTCGATGTTGTAGCTGATACTATAAAGAAAACTGCATTCAAGATAACCAGAGCCGGTCAATTGGTTGCCATGGAAGCTTCAAGGATGTTAAATGTCCCCTTTGGAATACTGGACTTATCCTTAGCACCCACGCCAGCTGTTGGAGATAGTGTTGCAAGGATATTGGAAGAAATGGGTATTGAAAGCTGTGGAGGGCATGGAACTACGGCAGCTTTAGCATTATTAAATGATGCAGTCAAAAAGGGAGGTATCATGGCATCATCCCATGTAGGGGGATTAAGCGGAGCATTTATTCCTGTAAGTGAAGATGAAGGTATGATTAATGCAGTGAAGGCTGGTTCTATCAATTTAGAAAAGCTAGAGGCCATGACATGTGTTTGCTCCGTTGGACTTGACATGATAGCAATTCCCGGGGATACACCAGAAACTACTATATCGGCAATTATAGCCGATGAAGCCGCCATAGGAGTTATAAATAAAAAGACCACTGCAGTAAGGTTAATACCCGTTCATGGGAAGGGACTAGGCGAAGAGGTAGTATTTGGAGGACTTTTAGGTACAGCGCCCATTATGGCTGTGAGTAAGTTTTCAAGTGCCGATTTTGTAATGAGAGGTGGCAGAATTCCAGCTCCCGTCCATAGCTTTAAGAACTAATAAATATAATTTTAGAAGATCATAAATATAGGTATATAGAGCCTGAAACAACACATAAAATGTCGTTTCAGGCTTTATATATTTTCACAATCCTTATGAAAAAGCTGAGCAATTGAACAATTATATATTTTTCAAATATAGGGGAACTTTAAATGCATTTCATTATTAATTGATAATATAAATCATAGAAATGAATTGATTTTCTACTCTTTTAATACATTGTAACAACAAAGCTAGCATAATAATATAATAATAGTGGGTAAATATCAATTGATAATGGGGTGGTGAGTTGAATAATATAAGTACCTTATCAGATGATGAAAGATATAGATTCGGAAATAAGATAACATGGATTACAGTTATAATTAATATCATCTTGGCAGTAGTAAAGGTTGGGGCAGGGATACTGTTTAATTCCACCGCGATATTAGCCGATGGAGTCCATACTATTTCCGATGTGGGAAGTTCTATTGGTATAATTTTAGGATTCTTTATTTCAAAGAAACCCGAGGATAAGGAGCATCAATATGGACACGAAAAAGCAGAATCCATAGCGGGTTTTGTATTGGCTATTTTTTTGACTGCTGTAGGAGTAAATATAGGATATTCAGCATTTAAAATAATCATAATAGGAAAAACAGAGGTCCCAGGTATTTTAGCGGCATGGATTGCTGGGGGCTCTATATTCGTAAAGGAAATACAATTTAGAATAGCGATGTACGGAGGAAAAAGAATAAATAGTAATGCCCTTATAGCAGATGCTTGGCATCATCGTTCCGATGCCCTATCTTCTATTGCTGCATTAGTAGGTATAATTGGAGCAAGGATGGGATATGTCTTTTTAGATCCTCTAGCGGCTTTGATAGTATCAGCGATAATCATAAAAATAGGAGTGGAGCTATTTATACAAGGATATAATGAGCTTATGGATATATCCATAGGGGAAGAAGCGTTACAGGATATAGTCAATAAAATACTTTGTCATAAAGAGATAATAAACATAAATAAAATTAGAACAAGAAAACATGGACCAAAGGTGTTTGTAGATATTAAGATATGCGTAGATCCCGGTATTACAATTTTAAAGGGGGATACTATATCCCATGAAGTAGAGGGGATAGTATATGATAACCTAGATAATGTGAAAGAAGTGTTGATATCCATAAGGCCCTGCAAAAATATAAAGAAGGGTCAATGTCTATCATGTGAAAACAATAGTTTTAAATAGAAAACACTTATAAATCTCCATTTTGATTTCTCAAATAGCCTATGTTTCTATGGGATTCGAGAAATCAAAATATAAAAGATTTATTGCGATTTCTATAATTTATATTATTTTATTTTTTCTGAGATGTCAATATTAATGTAGCAAATTGCATAATTACTTTCTACACAAATTTGGAATGGGAACAAATAAAAATAGGAATTCAAAATAATGTGAATTCCTATTTCTTGTAATTTATTTTTAGGAGAGAGGTTTTAATTCGGTTAATGCTTAGTAATTTCCCTGTGCATGCATAGCGTCGGCAACCTTTAAGAAACCAGCTATATTGGCACCTGCAACTAGATTATATCCGAATCCATAATCCTTGGCAGCTTTCATAGCATTATTATGAATATTACTCATTATTTGATGTAACTTATCGTCAACTTCTTCCTTAGTCCAGGATAATCTCATGCTGTTTTGAGACATTTCAAGGGCTGAAGTTGCAACTCCACCAGCATTCGCTGCTTTAGCTGGGCCTACTAAGACTCCGTTTTCTTGTAGATATTTTACGGCTTCATTTGTAGTAGGCATATTAGCACCTTCTACCACATATTTGATTTCATTAGCAACTATTTGTTTAGCATGTTCTAAATGAATATCATTTTGAGTAGCACATGGCATTATTATATCAACCTTTCTTCCCCATGGTTTTTCTCCAGGGAAGAATTCTACACCATACTTATCTGCATAATCTTGAACTTTATCTCTTCCAGAAGCTCTCATTTCCAGTAGATAATCTATTTTTTCTCCAGTTATTCCCTCTGGATCATATATATATCCATCGGGACCTGAAAGGGTAACTACTTTTCCGCCTAACTGTTCAACCTTTTGGCATGCTCCCCAGGCAACATTTCCAAAGCCTGATAAAGCTACTGTTTTTCCTTTTAATGTTTCTCCCTGATGATTTAGCATCTCTTGACAGAAATAAGTTACTCCAAATCCAGTAGCCTCTGGTCTAATTAAGCTGCCACCATAGGAAAGTCCTTTTCCCGTAAGAACCCCATTTTCAAATGAACCTTTTAGTCTTCTATATTGTCCATAAAGATATCCTATTTCTCTTCCACCGACACCAATGTCACCAGCTGGAACGTCTACATCTGGACCGATATGTCTATAAAGCTCTGTCATGAAGCTTTGACAGAATCTCATGATCTCAGCATCAGATTTTCCCCTGGCATCAAAGTCAGATCCACCTTTACCTCCGCCTATTGGAAGTCCAGTTAATGAGTTTTTAAATATTTGCTCAAATCCTAGGAATTTAATGATACCAATATAAACTGATGGATGGAATCTCAAACCACCTTTATATGGGCCAATAGCTCCATTGAATTGGATTCTCATTCCGCGGTTAACCTGAATATTACCATTATCATCAACCCAAGGTACTCTAAAAAGAATTTGTCTTTCCGGTTCAACCATTCTTTCAAGTAAATTCGCTTCTACATACTCCGGATGTTTTTCTAAAACAGGAGCCAAGGAAACCAATACTTCCTCAACCGCCTGTAAAAATTCTGGTTCACTAGCATTTCTGTTTTTTACTTTTTCTAATACCTCGTTGATGTAATCCCCAGCATTCATAGTTTTTTGTGTCATTGCAAGAAACCTCCTCTTTATAGATATTCTATATAATACCAAATTTGTCAAACATTCGACATCACTATTTTAGCAATCTGGGGTTAATATGTACAGTTATAAAATAAAGTTTTATGGGAATATAGATTTATCATATTAACTATTAATAATGATTGACCTATATAATTAAATGGGCTTTGATTATATAGGATGTAGAGGGAATTGCTAATTTATTTGGAATAAATGTTTGATAAATGAAAAAATGTTAATAATATATAAAAATGTTGATAACTGAATAAAAACAAGAAAAGTTTACATAATGAGTCTATATCATTAGGAAGGAAGTAAAAATGAATAGTATAACAAGAAAAAGAAGAGATAGAATAGCAAGGGGATTATGTCCTGAATGTGGAAATGTAAATAATACAGGTAAGTATACCTGTGATGAATGTAGGGAGAAAAGAAGGCAGCGGGATAGGGTAAGAAGAGAAAATAGAATTGAGCTGGGATTATGTCCCGTGTGTGGAATACCAAAAGCTACTGATAAATATTTATGTGAAAAATGTAATGGGAACAATATAAAA includes the following:
- a CDS encoding HAMP domain-containing histidine kinase is translated as MRSLFGKMFIIYIVVILISFIALISILSTTFEDYFMSQKEKSLIGQCEKIQKQYSLVYEKGPRYIDSLKDEMEALDKYLDARIWWVNRSGEIYVDPELENTTWLGEKLPYEEIEEVFKGYIIKRKGRFRNYFEEPVLTIGYPIIIDNKVVLALFMHSSIPEIKRTVSDVYRIAITGLIFSILIACIAAFFLSKNLNKDIKNLNEAVRFVSKGNFEKRLTIRRKDELGQLAENFNCMAVELNKLEELRRTFISNLSHDIRSPLTSIKGFLQAILDGTIPKDKQDNYLRIALRESERLTKMTNDILDLSKMEGGQLELCRTEFSINSLLINEIEKHETRLLDKNIHVEFDLFEGNDLVNGDIEQITRVVYNLVDNAIKFVDQSGKISFRTVLRKDKVHVSIKNTGNIINGDEMIYIWHRFHKSDKSRGEDRRGSGLGLSIVKAIIKNHGEDITVKSSKEQGTVFTFTLTTK
- a CDS encoding trypsin-like peptidase domain-containing protein, whose product is MFKDKNEFLSDCKEIVEVRTTPIKKRRSFKNILIFGIIFSMVGGFSVGAGYKFSESYLWKYDQDNEVVKENKQTEIIDSSLVQRVNYNRTSSSIADIAQEVGPSIVAITSKVKVRDWFDNQYLQEGQGSGVIFEVGDKDVMIVTNEHVVNGAAEVMVTLYDNKKVPASIIGIDSETDLAVLKIDKKHIPKEILGKVMAAKFGDSEALRVGETAIAMGNPMGYNDTVTVGVISALNRELQLPDKKLKLVQTDAAINPGNSGGALVNSNGEVVGINTIKIADTKVEGIGFAIPINSVKPIINELAKKGSISRPFLGIVGKDIDQSTSELYELPIGIFIADVMEKSAADVAGIKRGDVIIEFEGEKIFSMEQLSKLIKERKVGDQVTIKIIRNGKEKKELKAVLQEKS
- a CDS encoding ACT domain-containing protein; this translates as MKAVITVIGKDKIGIISEVTSVLAEKNANVLDISQTILQDYFTMIMIVELEKMDIHFMELKEKLEIVGKKIGMSVKIQHEDIFNAMHKI
- a CDS encoding PFL family protein, with product MSKFNNIMETIKMIEKEKLDIRTITMGISLLDCCDPDGKKARRKIYDKIVRYAEKLVETGEIIETKYGIPIINKRISVTPISLIAGASSDDNYVEFAKTLDKAAKAVGVNFIGGFSALVQKGYSKGDRILIDSIPQALAETERVCSSVNIGDTKSGINMDAVRDMGEIIKKTAYLTRKNDSIGCAKLVVFANAVEDNPFMAGAFHGVGEAECIINVGVSGPGVVKAALEKVRGESFDVVADTIKKTAFKITRAGQLVAMEASRMLNVPFGILDLSLAPTPAVGDSVARILEEMGIESCGGHGTTAALALLNDAVKKGGIMASSHVGGLSGAFIPVSEDEGMINAVKAGSINLEKLEAMTCVCSVGLDMIAIPGDTPETTISAIIADEAAIGVINKKTTAVRLIPVHGKGLGEEVVFGGLLGTAPIMAVSKFSSADFVMRGGRIPAPVHSFKN
- a CDS encoding cation diffusion facilitator family transporter, whose amino-acid sequence is MNNISTLSDDERYRFGNKITWITVIINIILAVVKVGAGILFNSTAILADGVHTISDVGSSIGIILGFFISKKPEDKEHQYGHEKAESIAGFVLAIFLTAVGVNIGYSAFKIIIIGKTEVPGILAAWIAGGSIFVKEIQFRIAMYGGKRINSNALIADAWHHRSDALSSIAALVGIIGARMGYVFLDPLAALIVSAIIIKIGVELFIQGYNELMDISIGEEALQDIVNKILCHKEIININKIRTRKHGPKVFVDIKICVDPGITILKGDTISHEVEGIVYDNLDNVKEVLISIRPCKNIKKGQCLSCENNSFK
- the gdhA gene encoding NADP-specific glutamate dehydrogenase, producing MTQKTMNAGDYINEVLEKVKNRNASEPEFLQAVEEVLVSLAPVLEKHPEYVEANLLERMVEPERQILFRVPWVDDNGNIQVNRGMRIQFNGAIGPYKGGLRFHPSVYIGIIKFLGFEQIFKNSLTGLPIGGGKGGSDFDARGKSDAEIMRFCQSFMTELYRHIGPDVDVPAGDIGVGGREIGYLYGQYRRLKGSFENGVLTGKGLSYGGSLIRPEATGFGVTYFCQEMLNHQGETLKGKTVALSGFGNVAWGACQKVEQLGGKVVTLSGPDGYIYDPEGITGEKIDYLLEMRASGRDKVQDYADKYGVEFFPGEKPWGRKVDIIMPCATQNDIHLEHAKQIVANEIKYVVEGANMPTTNEAVKYLQENGVLVGPAKAANAGGVATSALEMSQNSMRLSWTKEEVDDKLHQIMSNIHNNAMKAAKDYGFGYNLVAGANIAGFLKVADAMHAQGNY